The following are encoded together in the Thermomonas brevis genome:
- a CDS encoding protein kinase family protein: MLSNPPDLINDYKIIGALGRGFYGAAYVAEWGPFKKKFVLKISPIAFYNGLKKTSFEDETQLHNQLASTAEHVVGIINRFDASVIFTDDVGTRIDCHVMVLDFIDGDPLDDYLDGKVELDVRTVCQIAIDLLRMRSEFEAHRLNHNDLHANNLIVERLDSKSRRVNVIAESIRVMAIDLGSISEDSKSTDQRHGDLYFIAQHVDTLLNRLLSDLFGLEDRDYRVALALQGIVKGYLSAPQNARQPACEDLVKQITSAYDRATQPWRPWATPLQLAGFADHYNAQTLVSWDVPRLLVDPEGQWLNEVTRPGPQIITGMRGCGKTMLLRGLDFHARAAKESDGEQSSETLERLKNDGYIGLFVSAQRLLDLRDSVSKIEHRLTRLFANYALQASRALLHLYDLDPSAVAASAHLTLANAVADYLQGADDLRGVTSIDELELRLNKIAVLTSKVGSGYSVEQAPAQAFPHLAEQLRLCSSTWSSSQVFFLLDDVSTRYIEVERVEELLSALLFQNTTCAFKFTSEWQTIELGLYSPGRVHPIRIDRDVSVFDLGPLVHQTINGTGKGKGTDFVSQILLQRARFHVAHPAFSPKELLGDVTLEQVAREIASSNITSKDRKQAYRGLSCLTNVCVGDIGDVIRLYEEIVKRASSGRTRITAPIASNMQSECFQELSSQRLYELNRRAGIYKDHALTFAEAANELLVRSYRKGKKRKDGAPARLRQYSSIYVRVTSDDKQKLKQQIDQLRDLIDAGVFVYTGGSARTKTKDSNPIQQFKLSYRKICGLAACIGLADRDRFELSGADLEQWLNNPDKEILLKNLSESEEDVANVDGANSGMDITFDAGSSALTSTPSQSELFEKELDVELSAEGTSEAKVLAEGINIQISELSLAQLEEVRVGAILSGLGFEERTLESNRAFSLNSSPEVVHLIKYDEPGYSQEILDIWGSTDARIIVHDYPMLPAQISSVDGLVLVDVSGLSKPMIFNAVRRELIEKGRVLIGHVGAEFHYPLDEDLKDLLAAERANDPLRLLESLAGVLKGEVGPYTSIRMLEEDVDQSRSRALIAFASAKHERLFSLMDRREFDLVDVMAPNDDGARSKVANYAAQFLCKDYQNANVERVDTNDLVSLVDRLDQRYLELYVDGGANVELGLTGSKAQAVAAAVLAAHRKIAQAWYLKPAKFDVSRFSKGVGAIRIFDVKLRHQTESIRNPR; the protein is encoded by the coding sequence ATGCTTTCCAATCCTCCCGATTTGATAAATGACTACAAGATCATAGGTGCACTCGGCCGGGGGTTCTACGGCGCGGCTTACGTGGCGGAATGGGGGCCTTTCAAGAAGAAATTCGTCCTGAAGATATCGCCTATCGCTTTCTATAACGGCCTCAAGAAAACATCGTTTGAGGATGAAACACAACTACATAATCAGTTGGCCTCTACCGCTGAACATGTTGTTGGCATCATCAATCGATTCGATGCATCGGTTATTTTCACGGACGATGTAGGGACGAGAATCGATTGCCATGTAATGGTTCTCGATTTTATCGACGGCGACCCCTTGGATGACTATCTCGACGGGAAGGTGGAACTAGACGTAAGGACTGTATGCCAGATTGCGATAGACCTACTGCGAATGAGGTCGGAGTTTGAGGCGCATCGACTAAATCACAACGATCTACATGCAAACAATCTGATCGTCGAGCGACTCGATTCGAAATCACGACGAGTGAATGTAATCGCCGAATCTATTCGCGTGATGGCGATCGACTTGGGCAGCATATCGGAGGACAGCAAAAGCACCGACCAGCGACACGGCGATCTATATTTCATCGCACAGCACGTAGATACGCTGTTAAATCGATTGCTATCAGATCTATTCGGCCTGGAAGACCGGGACTATCGTGTTGCGCTCGCATTACAAGGCATAGTGAAGGGATATCTTTCGGCGCCACAGAATGCCCGCCAACCCGCCTGCGAAGATCTCGTTAAGCAGATAACCAGCGCCTACGACCGTGCGACCCAGCCGTGGCGTCCGTGGGCCACTCCTCTGCAGCTAGCAGGATTCGCTGACCACTATAACGCGCAGACGTTGGTTTCATGGGACGTGCCGCGACTGTTGGTTGATCCGGAAGGGCAATGGCTTAACGAAGTGACACGACCGGGCCCGCAGATCATTACCGGCATGCGCGGTTGCGGAAAAACGATGCTTCTACGTGGATTGGATTTCCACGCACGAGCCGCGAAGGAGAGCGATGGCGAGCAGTCATCTGAAACTCTAGAGCGGCTCAAGAACGATGGATATATAGGGCTGTTCGTATCGGCCCAACGTTTACTAGATCTGCGAGATTCGGTATCCAAGATCGAGCATAGACTCACCAGGCTATTCGCCAATTACGCGTTACAGGCTTCAAGAGCGTTATTGCATCTGTATGATCTTGATCCATCCGCTGTCGCCGCAAGTGCGCACCTCACGCTGGCTAATGCGGTAGCTGACTATCTTCAGGGAGCGGATGATCTCAGGGGCGTCACGTCTATTGATGAGTTGGAGCTTCGCCTCAATAAGATCGCGGTTCTGACGTCGAAGGTAGGATCAGGTTACTCGGTCGAACAGGCGCCAGCACAGGCCTTTCCACATCTAGCCGAACAGCTTCGTCTATGCTCGTCCACTTGGAGTTCTTCGCAGGTATTCTTCCTGCTCGATGACGTATCCACTCGCTATATAGAAGTGGAGCGAGTAGAGGAGCTCCTGTCGGCATTGTTGTTCCAAAATACAACTTGTGCTTTCAAGTTCACCTCGGAATGGCAGACGATTGAGTTGGGGCTTTACTCGCCTGGTCGAGTACATCCTATTCGTATTGATCGCGACGTCTCTGTGTTCGACCTTGGGCCACTAGTACATCAGACGATAAACGGTACGGGAAAGGGAAAGGGTACGGATTTCGTATCGCAAATCCTGTTGCAACGAGCACGATTCCACGTTGCCCATCCGGCGTTCTCCCCCAAAGAGCTTTTGGGCGACGTCACACTCGAACAGGTCGCACGTGAGATTGCTTCATCGAACATAACTTCCAAAGATAGGAAGCAGGCATACAGAGGACTTTCCTGCCTGACAAATGTCTGCGTGGGCGATATAGGTGACGTTATTAGGCTCTATGAAGAGATCGTCAAACGTGCATCTTCGGGAAGAACGAGAATAACCGCTCCGATCGCATCCAACATGCAGTCGGAATGTTTTCAAGAGCTTAGCTCGCAAAGGCTATATGAGCTAAATCGTCGGGCGGGCATATACAAGGATCACGCGCTCACTTTCGCCGAAGCTGCGAACGAGTTGCTCGTTCGTTCGTATCGAAAAGGCAAGAAGCGCAAAGATGGGGCGCCAGCTCGTCTCAGGCAGTATTCTTCCATCTACGTGCGCGTGACGTCGGACGACAAGCAAAAGCTAAAGCAACAGATTGATCAGTTGCGAGATCTCATCGACGCCGGGGTCTTCGTGTATACGGGTGGATCGGCCCGGACGAAGACTAAAGATTCGAATCCGATCCAACAATTCAAGCTCAGTTACCGCAAAATTTGTGGCCTGGCTGCCTGCATCGGGCTGGCGGATCGCGACAGGTTCGAGTTGTCCGGAGCCGACCTCGAGCAATGGCTGAATAATCCGGACAAAGAGATCCTACTTAAAAACCTATCCGAGAGTGAGGAAGACGTTGCCAATGTCGATGGGGCGAACTCTGGCATGGACATTACTTTCGATGCAGGAAGCTCGGCGCTAACGAGTACTCCTTCTCAATCCGAATTGTTCGAGAAGGAGTTGGATGTCGAGTTGAGCGCCGAGGGCACTTCGGAAGCTAAGGTCTTGGCTGAGGGCATAAACATCCAGATATCCGAATTGTCGTTGGCTCAACTAGAAGAGGTTCGAGTCGGTGCCATATTGTCGGGCCTTGGGTTCGAAGAAAGAACGTTAGAGTCGAACCGAGCTTTCTCGCTTAATTCGTCGCCAGAAGTAGTGCATCTGATCAAGTACGACGAGCCAGGGTATTCACAGGAAATACTCGATATCTGGGGGTCGACGGATGCGCGAATCATCGTGCACGATTACCCCATGCTGCCAGCGCAGATTTCTAGCGTCGACGGACTCGTTCTGGTAGATGTATCGGGGCTATCAAAGCCGATGATATTCAATGCAGTTAGACGCGAACTGATTGAGAAGGGACGGGTGCTGATCGGGCATGTAGGTGCTGAGTTCCATTATCCGCTCGATGAAGACTTGAAGGATCTACTTGCCGCCGAGCGTGCCAACGATCCACTACGTTTGCTGGAGAGCTTGGCCGGAGTGCTGAAAGGGGAGGTGGGGCCTTATACGTCTATCAGAATGTTGGAAGAGGACGTTGATCAATCTCGAAGTAGGGCTCTGATTGCATTCGCTTCCGCAAAGCACGAGAGACTCTTTTCTCTTATGGATCGACGAGAGTTCGATCTGGTGGACGTTATGGCGCCAAACGACGATGGGGCGAGATCGAAGGTGGCGAATTACGCCGCTCAGTTCTTGTGCAAGGACTATCAGAACGCCAATGTTGAGCGTGTAGACACCAACGACTTGGTCTCGCTTGTTGACCGATTGGATCAACGCTATCTTGAGCTTTACGTGGATGGTGGTGCGAATGTCGAACTCGGACTAACCGGGTCGAAGGCACAAGCCGTAGCTGCGGCCGTTCTCGCCGCACATCGCAAGATCGCGCAGGCTTGGTATCTGAAGCCGGCCAAGTTCGATGTGTCTAGATTTTCGAAAGGAGTCGGTGCGATTCGAATCTTCGATGTGAAATTAAGGCATCAGACCGAATCGATCCGGAATCCGCGCTAG
- a CDS encoding HAD domain-containing protein codes for MTGNLTLFLDFDGVLHPLWEPAPYNDWTLERIRGPKAYAGPFFVHAPILVELLTGYLSHIDIVISSTWGRKRDLATLQGLLPPPLAARVTDAVHHRLPLLGAIGQGKGFISRWAEIAWYREHIRPSIGNRWVAIDDDDSGWPAHAAVHLAHCNRDLGDPVSQRVVKEALACAC; via the coding sequence ATGACCGGCAATCTCACCCTGTTCCTCGACTTCGACGGCGTACTGCATCCGCTGTGGGAGCCGGCGCCGTATAACGACTGGACCTTGGAGCGGATCCGCGGCCCGAAGGCCTACGCCGGCCCGTTTTTCGTTCACGCGCCGATTCTGGTTGAGCTGTTGACCGGGTATCTGTCGCACATCGACATCGTCATTTCCTCCACATGGGGCCGCAAGCGCGACCTCGCAACGCTGCAGGGGCTTTTACCGCCGCCCCTCGCCGCACGGGTCACAGATGCGGTCCACCATCGCTTGCCGCTGCTGGGAGCGATCGGCCAAGGAAAGGGCTTCATCTCACGCTGGGCCGAAATTGCCTGGTATCGCGAGCACATCCGCCCAAGCATCGGTAATCGCTGGGTGGCGATCGATGACGACGACAGCGGCTGGCCAGCCCATGCCGCGGTCCATCTGGCTCATTGCAACCGGGATCTCGGCGATCCAGTTTCGCAGCGCGTCGTCAAGGAGGCATTGGCGTGCGCTTGTTGA
- a CDS encoding FKBP-type peptidyl-prolyl cis-trans isomerase, with translation MTLTTTPSGLQFEDTTVGSGAEAKPGRNVTVHYTGWLYENGEQGAKFDSSKDRGEPFIFPLGAGMVIKGWDEGVQGMKEGGTRTLIIPASLGYGARGAGGVIPPNATLKFEVELLGA, from the coding sequence GTGACTCTGACCACCACGCCCTCCGGCCTGCAATTCGAAGACACCACCGTCGGCTCCGGCGCCGAAGCCAAGCCCGGCCGCAACGTCACCGTGCACTACACCGGCTGGCTGTACGAGAACGGCGAGCAGGGCGCCAAGTTCGATTCCAGCAAGGATCGCGGCGAGCCCTTCATCTTTCCGCTCGGCGCCGGCATGGTCATCAAGGGCTGGGACGAGGGCGTGCAGGGCATGAAGGAGGGCGGCACGCGCACGCTGATCATCCCGGCCAGCCTGGGCTACGGCGCGCGCGGCGCCGGCGGCGTCATTCCGCCCAACGCGACGCTGAAGTTCGAGGTCGAACTGCTGGGGGCCTGA
- a CDS encoding DNA cytosine methyltransferase, translating into MTRAQRKKDNDKRAYTAVDLFSGCGGLSEGLRNAGFRVKAAVEIEPKAQRTYRLNHRSVRLYEQDIRKLPAKLVLQETGLEPGELDLLAGCPPCQGFSRLRTRNQKTSVNDPRNDLVHDFLRFVRVLRPKTIMLENVPALADDRRFKSLCKNLSRLKYEFVVHVLNAADYGVPQRRKRLILLGSRVHSPAVAEKIERRVTVRDVLASIERPSKTKDTLHAVPESRTPAVREIIKLIPRNGGSRSDLPLVYQLDCHQRNDGFRDVYGRMAWDDVSPTITSGCINPSKGRFLHPSQNRTITLREAALLQGFPRDYRFEVSHGKEAIALMIGNALPPPFIKAHAQSLRNGIQMAERAEKKPTSKRQALNLSGHLGCDHRPNGSRRTA; encoded by the coding sequence ATGACACGCGCGCAAAGGAAAAAGGACAACGACAAGCGGGCCTATACGGCGGTCGATTTGTTCAGTGGCTGCGGCGGGCTGAGTGAAGGTTTGCGGAATGCAGGATTCAGAGTAAAGGCCGCGGTCGAGATCGAGCCTAAGGCGCAGCGGACGTACCGTCTTAATCACCGCTCGGTTCGGCTGTATGAGCAAGACATCAGGAAACTTCCCGCGAAACTTGTTCTCCAGGAGACTGGACTAGAACCGGGCGAATTGGATCTGCTGGCTGGCTGTCCTCCGTGTCAAGGCTTTTCGCGTTTGCGTACTCGAAACCAAAAGACCTCCGTCAATGATCCTAGGAATGACTTAGTTCACGATTTCCTGCGTTTCGTGCGGGTACTTCGGCCGAAGACGATCATGCTGGAGAACGTTCCAGCCCTGGCGGATGACCGTAGGTTCAAGAGCCTATGCAAAAATCTGTCGAGGCTGAAGTATGAGTTCGTAGTTCATGTTCTGAATGCCGCCGACTACGGCGTTCCACAGCGCCGTAAACGGCTCATATTGCTGGGTTCTAGAGTGCATAGCCCAGCCGTTGCAGAAAAAATCGAGCGCAGAGTCACCGTGCGGGACGTGCTTGCCAGCATAGAACGTCCATCCAAGACGAAAGACACATTGCATGCGGTTCCGGAGAGTAGAACGCCCGCCGTACGCGAAATCATCAAGCTGATTCCGCGGAATGGGGGAAGTCGCTCGGATCTCCCTCTCGTGTATCAGCTGGATTGCCATCAGCGAAACGACGGATTTCGCGACGTGTATGGACGTATGGCTTGGGATGACGTATCTCCGACCATCACCAGCGGTTGTATCAACCCGTCAAAAGGCAGGTTCTTACATCCCTCTCAGAATCGAACAATCACATTGCGTGAGGCGGCTCTGTTACAAGGGTTTCCGCGAGATTATAGGTTTGAAGTGTCCCACGGCAAGGAGGCTATAGCGCTAATGATCGGCAATGCGCTACCTCCCCCTTTCATCAAGGCGCATGCACAATCACTTCGTAATGGTATCCAGATGGCAGAGAGGGCCGAGAAAAAGCCCACCAGCAAGCGGCAAGCCTTAAACCTAAGCGGACACTTGGGATGTGACCACCGTCCTAACGGTAGTCGCCGAACAGCATGA
- a CDS encoding phytanoyl-CoA dioxygenase family protein — MIDRDTLHRDGYALLRQAIPADWLEALRIAFDTGVLPSDRWPTPRGPDWRHSLLDLDPTVQAVCRLPALLAAVGALIGERYFLAQVEGREPLPGGGHQGLHRDFSAERPGDTVNALVFLDDYGPGNGATRFVPGTHRPVAGSTSPSDPADESRALQPEGRAGDILVFDADLLHAASRNVSGARRRSLLIGYRAEPLYAAHLRSAGLRGVRMDTSGRFDP, encoded by the coding sequence ATGATCGATCGCGACACTCTCCATCGCGACGGCTATGCCCTGCTCCGCCAGGCCATTCCGGCCGATTGGCTGGAAGCGCTGCGCATCGCCTTCGACACGGGCGTTCTGCCTTCCGACCGATGGCCCACGCCGCGCGGTCCGGACTGGCGGCATTCGCTGCTCGACCTCGACCCGACCGTGCAGGCGGTTTGCCGCTTGCCCGCGCTGCTGGCCGCGGTCGGCGCGCTGATCGGCGAGCGCTACTTCCTCGCGCAGGTCGAAGGCCGCGAGCCGCTGCCGGGCGGCGGCCATCAAGGCTTGCATCGCGACTTCTCGGCGGAGCGCCCCGGCGATACGGTGAACGCGCTGGTCTTTCTCGACGACTACGGCCCCGGCAACGGCGCCACCCGGTTCGTCCCCGGCACCCATCGCCCCGTTGCCGGCTCGACGTCGCCTTCCGATCCCGCCGACGAATCCCGAGCGCTGCAACCCGAAGGCCGGGCCGGCGACATTCTGGTCTTCGACGCCGATCTCCTGCACGCCGCCAGCCGCAACGTCAGCGGCGCTCGCCGCCGTTCGCTTTTGATCGGCTATCGCGCCGAACCTTTATACGCCGCGCACCTCAGGAGCGCAGGATTGCGCGGCGTGCGGATGGATACGAGCGGGCGATTCGATCCTTGA
- a CDS encoding ATP-dependent helicase → MPDISPILRRELRSPQADAALDDRREVLCIACAGSGKSQTLAYRVARLVASGVDPESIVVFTFTEKAAESIKNRTAQVLVTTGQSANLLGKMFIGTIHGFCQNVLGDADARYRQYDVLDGNRFKLFLISRYPRLAIGPLRRRNNDRYFDTLKSIQYAWNVLRDEGVTIEQVAQLDPELAESLSAIEQEMERDQFIDFASMIRLVVDKARNDARVIARLTRIRHLLVDEYQDVSGSQEDLIATIHRLGSSIFVVGDDDQSIYGWRGAIVQNILEFETRYPNAGRHTLDENFRSTRAIVETSDAFARAELGASRLDKAPRHVHDLLPRQVGVMFFDQRGQEADWVADRIHRLMGTTFAERDGTQRGLTPADFAILMRSTKTAEQSGVPRHVAFSEALATRGIKYTLSAGGNAFERPIPRGLRELFRSFENGNPTRAEAIELLRVHLIGSFPYANEARFLEVITRWGRDIHRPHDAVRVRLYPQKLLLDVLEALDLPAANLSAEDLRDIGLFSRILQDVEGVFLSVDSADRFRSIVRFMENVAEDGYDTSTDDVVAKPDAVTISTVHQVKGLEFPVVFVVDVVPGRFPGKRSSYDGWIPEELIGNSVGRGAYIGTSEAEARLFYTAMTRAERFLYVTGCESLPGGKRRNRQSVFAARLGHDELTRDSALEPEALTQSPPRARVDSSMLPTSYSDVKYYLRCPADYRFRKGYGFSPPVPELFGYGRVVHVAIEKLHEIYFGHAPTREEAAEIAAANFHLKHIAPSRDPDTRPGAYENAKSRAQEIAAEYVDSYANDFSHRRQVEVRFELTAQGCLITGAIDLLMRYSDHGQILEAQVIDFKTMEGGEDVLANRDLEWTEMALQVQLYAKAAREVLGEDAATGSIHLLKDNQRVEVPIDEHSVDNAIANVEWAVAGILANDFPMRPERRKCEECDFKQICARRPQDFRPDMVLPPSISTPAGQMAAQSLR, encoded by the coding sequence GTGCCAGATATCAGTCCCATTCTCCGCCGCGAACTTCGGTCCCCACAGGCAGATGCCGCGTTGGACGATCGACGTGAGGTGCTATGTATCGCGTGCGCTGGCTCGGGGAAATCGCAAACTTTAGCGTATCGGGTGGCCAGGCTCGTCGCCAGTGGCGTTGATCCGGAGTCCATCGTCGTATTTACATTTACGGAGAAAGCTGCCGAAAGCATAAAGAACAGAACAGCCCAAGTTCTGGTGACGACTGGGCAGAGCGCGAATCTGCTCGGCAAGATGTTCATCGGAACCATTCACGGCTTCTGTCAGAATGTGCTCGGAGATGCGGATGCACGCTATCGTCAATACGACGTTCTTGATGGCAACAGATTCAAGTTGTTCCTGATCTCTCGTTACCCCAGGCTCGCGATAGGTCCTTTGAGGCGGAGGAACAACGATCGGTACTTCGACACCCTCAAGTCGATCCAGTACGCATGGAATGTACTACGGGACGAGGGTGTGACGATCGAGCAGGTGGCGCAGCTGGATCCCGAGTTGGCCGAATCCTTGAGTGCGATCGAGCAAGAGATGGAGCGCGATCAGTTCATCGATTTCGCGTCGATGATAAGGCTGGTGGTGGATAAAGCTAGGAACGATGCCCGGGTAATTGCCCGGTTAACGCGCATACGTCACCTTCTGGTCGATGAGTATCAGGACGTTTCCGGTTCTCAAGAAGACTTGATCGCGACGATACACCGACTGGGTAGTTCGATCTTTGTAGTCGGCGACGATGATCAGTCTATCTATGGCTGGCGCGGTGCCATTGTACAAAACATCTTGGAATTCGAGACGCGCTATCCCAATGCCGGCAGGCATACGCTGGACGAGAACTTCCGAAGCACTAGGGCCATCGTCGAGACTTCGGACGCCTTCGCCAGAGCCGAGCTTGGTGCTTCTCGACTGGATAAGGCGCCACGCCATGTCCACGATCTTCTGCCGCGTCAGGTTGGCGTCATGTTCTTCGATCAACGAGGGCAGGAAGCGGATTGGGTCGCCGATCGGATACATAGATTGATGGGGACTACGTTCGCCGAACGTGACGGAACCCAGCGCGGGCTGACGCCCGCTGATTTTGCAATCCTTATGCGTTCAACAAAGACAGCTGAACAATCCGGTGTTCCTCGTCATGTAGCTTTCTCGGAAGCTCTCGCGACGCGAGGCATAAAGTACACGCTGAGCGCCGGGGGGAATGCATTTGAAAGACCGATTCCCCGTGGGCTGCGGGAGCTGTTCCGATCTTTCGAAAATGGGAATCCGACTCGTGCGGAAGCCATTGAACTGCTCCGGGTGCATCTGATCGGAAGTTTTCCGTATGCTAATGAAGCGCGGTTCCTCGAAGTTATCACTAGATGGGGGCGTGACATACATCGGCCGCACGACGCGGTGCGCGTGCGGCTGTATCCGCAGAAATTGCTCTTGGATGTGCTGGAGGCACTTGATCTTCCCGCTGCGAACCTTAGCGCCGAAGACTTGCGTGACATCGGACTCTTCAGTCGAATTCTCCAGGATGTTGAAGGTGTGTTCCTGAGTGTGGATAGCGCGGATCGTTTCCGCTCCATCGTTCGCTTCATGGAAAATGTGGCGGAAGACGGTTACGACACGTCGACGGACGACGTCGTCGCCAAGCCGGATGCGGTGACCATCAGCACCGTGCATCAAGTGAAGGGGCTAGAGTTTCCGGTAGTTTTCGTGGTGGACGTGGTGCCAGGGCGCTTTCCGGGTAAACGCTCCAGTTACGATGGCTGGATTCCGGAAGAGCTGATCGGCAATTCTGTCGGACGTGGAGCCTACATCGGAACATCTGAGGCAGAGGCTAGGCTTTTTTACACAGCCATGACGAGGGCGGAGCGCTTTTTGTATGTGACGGGGTGCGAATCACTGCCAGGAGGAAAGCGGAGAAATAGGCAGTCGGTGTTCGCCGCGAGGCTGGGACACGATGAGCTGACTAGAGATTCCGCACTAGAACCCGAGGCGCTGACTCAATCTCCTCCACGGGCAAGAGTCGATAGCAGCATGCTGCCTACGTCATATAGCGACGTTAAATATTACTTGCGCTGTCCGGCGGACTATCGATTCCGAAAGGGATATGGGTTCAGTCCACCCGTGCCAGAACTCTTCGGATATGGTCGCGTGGTTCATGTCGCAATTGAGAAGCTGCATGAAATCTACTTTGGCCATGCACCGACACGCGAGGAGGCTGCAGAGATTGCGGCTGCGAACTTCCATTTGAAGCATATCGCGCCGAGTCGCGATCCAGATACACGCCCCGGTGCCTACGAGAACGCGAAAAGTCGCGCGCAGGAGATCGCGGCTGAGTATGTTGATAGTTATGCGAATGATTTTTCGCATAGGCGCCAAGTTGAGGTGCGCTTTGAGTTGACGGCGCAGGGGTGCTTGATAACTGGCGCGATCGATTTGCTTATGCGTTATTCGGATCATGGACAGATTCTGGAAGCTCAGGTAATCGACTTCAAGACTATGGAAGGCGGAGAAGACGTACTTGCCAACAGGGATCTGGAATGGACCGAGATGGCATTGCAGGTACAGCTCTATGCCAAGGCCGCTCGGGAGGTTCTTGGCGAGGATGCGGCAACGGGATCGATTCACCTGTTGAAAGACAACCAACGGGTCGAAGTTCCGATCGATGAACATTCGGTTGATAACGCGATCGCCAACGTAGAGTGGGCGGTGGCCGGCATACTTGCGAATGATTTTCCAATGCGACCGGAGCGACGAAAATGCGAGGAATGCGATTTCAAGCAAATTTGTGCGCGAAGACCCCAGGATTTCAGGCCTGATATGGTTCTGCCGCCATCGATCTCGACTCCGGCCGGCCAAATGGCGGCACAGTCGCTGCGTTAA
- a CDS encoding TniQ family protein, with the protein MLILTPKPHPTECISGYLYQLSKANRYDRPSWIIEPYRNGYHADDYRRITPTVMQEIANLTVDEARRVCVRPDRVGDRTTLRLVGTELHASYVDMRSFRICPHCVAQQDRHEAFWHLRLVEWCPIHQVRLLTHCQVCGHQLRWNRPGIGRCSCGADLTVQASPERCESRLSGLLLVFRRALYGSEYVDTRVPDEMSHLLHIDLYRLTRMVEVLGNTFYWQRRRNKKEMLLSVSLEERKVKIDLLEVAKILVPWPISFREALRTYFDKQLSDADARKSFRFAFPWLEFALGRNLREHAEQLAFLREEAARFGATYWTRNQLKRGAGARITGENYRWGSVPDAAEVMGVDPRTLLKRIREGVVPVKESAIYRRSRNYKVDLKWAKDQKCSAHPEVKIRSASAMLGLSPDFFSILLAEQFYRPMLLTRRQGHFAIEDIRRFKGQLDAVVARYSIDGELGGVIFHGRRLDKIRSSKERARALHVLAASEGLAT; encoded by the coding sequence ATGCTGATCCTGACGCCAAAGCCGCATCCTACCGAATGCATTTCCGGCTATCTGTATCAACTTAGCAAGGCCAACCGTTATGACAGGCCGTCCTGGATCATCGAACCGTACAGGAATGGCTACCACGCCGATGATTACCGACGGATCACCCCCACCGTCATGCAGGAGATCGCCAACCTTACGGTAGATGAGGCCCGCCGCGTATGTGTGCGCCCTGATCGGGTGGGTGATCGAACCACCTTGCGGCTTGTGGGAACAGAGTTGCATGCGTCTTATGTCGACATGCGATCGTTCCGCATTTGCCCGCACTGTGTAGCGCAACAGGATCGCCATGAAGCTTTCTGGCATCTGCGTCTCGTGGAGTGGTGCCCGATTCACCAAGTTCGGCTTCTCACTCACTGTCAGGTATGCGGTCATCAGCTTCGTTGGAATAGGCCCGGAATCGGTCGCTGTAGTTGCGGTGCCGATCTGACGGTGCAAGCATCGCCAGAGCGATGCGAAAGTAGGCTTTCTGGGTTGCTACTCGTGTTCAGACGGGCGCTTTATGGCAGTGAATATGTCGATACACGTGTTCCAGATGAAATGTCTCATCTCTTGCACATCGATTTGTATCGCTTGACGCGTATGGTCGAGGTTCTTGGCAATACCTTTTACTGGCAGCGTAGGCGCAACAAAAAGGAGATGCTGCTTTCGGTCAGCCTCGAAGAGCGAAAAGTGAAAATAGATCTTCTTGAAGTTGCCAAAATTCTGGTGCCATGGCCCATAAGCTTCCGGGAGGCTCTCCGCACGTATTTTGACAAGCAGCTTTCTGACGCAGACGCTAGGAAAAGCTTCCGATTTGCGTTTCCATGGCTTGAATTCGCGCTTGGTAGGAATTTGCGGGAGCATGCCGAGCAATTGGCTTTTTTGCGCGAAGAGGCAGCCCGTTTTGGTGCTACGTATTGGACGCGGAATCAGTTGAAGCGAGGTGCTGGAGCACGGATCACTGGGGAGAACTATCGCTGGGGATCAGTGCCAGACGCAGCAGAAGTGATGGGGGTCGATCCAAGAACGTTGTTGAAACGAATTCGCGAGGGAGTTGTGCCTGTCAAGGAGTCAGCGATATATCGAAGAAGTCGGAACTACAAAGTGGACCTTAAGTGGGCTAAGGATCAGAAGTGTTCGGCGCATCCGGAAGTAAAAATTCGATCGGCTTCCGCAATGCTTGGCCTATCGCCTGATTTTTTCTCGATACTCCTAGCGGAGCAGTTCTATCGGCCGATGCTGTTGACTCGGAGACAAGGGCATTTTGCGATCGAAGACATCAGGAGATTCAAAGGACAGCTGGATGCCGTGGTGGCTCGCTATTCAATAGATGGTGAGCTTGGTGGGGTTATTTTTCACGGGAGAAGGTTAGACAAGATTCGCTCTTCAAAAGAGCGTGCCCGCGCGCTGCATGTGCTGGCCGCGAGTGAAGGACTTGCAACTTAA
- a CDS encoding cold-shock protein, translating into MSDRQSGTVKWFNDAKGFGFITPESGADLFVHFRSIQGSGFKSLQEGQRVSFKVAQGQKGLQAEEVQAE; encoded by the coding sequence ATGTCTGATCGTCAAAGCGGCACCGTGAAGTGGTTCAACGACGCCAAGGGCTTCGGCTTCATCACCCCGGAAAGCGGCGCCGACCTGTTCGTGCACTTCCGCTCCATTCAGGGCAGCGGCTTCAAGTCCCTGCAGGAAGGCCAGCGCGTTTCGTTCAAGGTCGCGCAGGGCCAGAAGGGCCTGCAGGCCGAGGAAGTGCAGGCCGAGTAA